The genome window CCCGGCAGAGAGGTGCCCCCTCCCGTTACTCGATCGGCGGCAGGCCCATCAACGCACGCAGCAGAGCGATCTGCCCCGTGTGGTAGCTGTCGTGGCTCAGCAGGCCGACCAGGATCACGAACCGCCTGAATGTCTCTTCGTTATCTCCATTTCCGGCCAGCAGGTCCTCCGCCTTGACGGCCTTGCACAACCCGACCAGGGCCTCTTGAACCTTCTCGAGGTCAGCGAGATCAGCTTGCCACGCCGCCTCATCGGCCGGGTCCGGGAGCGTCCAATTATAGGGCCTCCAGTCGGGCACGGTTCCTCCCGAGAAGCGGGTTATCACCCGTTGTCGCCAGAAGTGAATGTGCCGGAGGTGCTCCCAGATGCAGTGGCGGTCCGGCGCGGGACGCCAGAGCGCCTGCTCCACCGACAGGTCGGCCACGTGCTTCCACAGGGGGCCGTGCCAGTACATGTTTTCCTTAAGGAACAGGCGTTGCATGGTCTCCGCCAGAGCCACACCGAACTCGATCGGCATCGTCATGCTCCTTTCTTGCCGAAATCTCTCAGCCTGCCGCTGCAGTGGCCCATGAGCCCTGGAA of Bacillota bacterium contains these proteins:
- a CDS encoding DinB family protein gives rise to the protein MTMPIEFGVALAETMQRLFLKENMYWHGPLWKHVADLSVEQALWRPAPDRHCIWEHLRHIHFWRQRVITRFSGGTVPDWRPYNWTLPDPADEAAWQADLADLEKVQEALVGLCKAVKAEDLLAGNGDNEETFRRFVILVGLLSHDSYHTGQIALLRALMGLPPIE